A stretch of the Maridesulfovibrio zosterae DSM 11974 genome encodes the following:
- a CDS encoding glutamine--tRNA ligase/YqeY domain fusion protein gives MSDTNNEFSVGKNFITAIIDKDNETGKYEGRVATRFPPEPNGYLHIGHAKSICLNFGLAKDYSGTCNLRFDDTNPVKEDTEYVDSIQEDVRWLGFGWDDRIHYSSDYFGKLYEFAVQLIKVGKAYVDSLSAEEIREYRGTLKEPGKDSPYRNRSIEENLELFEKMKNGEFGDGEHVLRAKIDMSSANVIMRDPTIYRIRKASHHRTGDDWCIYPMYDFTHCISDSLEKITHSICTLEFENNRALYDWVLETLGVYRPQQLEFARLNLGYTVMSKRRLIQLVEDGYVSGWDDPRMPTISGMRRRGYSPASIRNFCERIGVAKAANMVDFALLEFSVREDLNMNSPRYMGVINPLKVVIENYPEGQVEEFEFQNNPEDPEAGTRMVPFSRTMYIERDDFMEDAPKKFFRLSVGREVRLRYAYYVTCTDVVKDDNGEIIELRCTYDPETRGGWSKDGRKVKGTIHWISVEHAVETEVRLYNHLFTKENPMDNKDGSDFKDHINPESLEVRPKCYVEPALGNVEPGFRCQFERIGYFCADLDSTPEKPVFNRTATLRDTWKKIEKKQVK, from the coding sequence ATGTCAGATACAAATAATGAATTTAGCGTTGGTAAAAATTTTATTACAGCTATTATTGATAAAGATAATGAGACCGGGAAATATGAAGGGCGCGTTGCTACACGTTTTCCACCTGAGCCAAATGGTTATCTACATATAGGCCATGCTAAATCTATTTGTCTTAATTTTGGACTTGCTAAAGATTATAGCGGTACATGTAACCTGCGTTTTGATGATACAAACCCAGTTAAAGAAGATACAGAGTACGTTGATTCTATTCAGGAAGATGTTCGTTGGCTCGGTTTTGGCTGGGATGACCGCATTCATTATTCATCTGATTATTTTGGCAAACTTTACGAATTTGCTGTGCAGCTAATTAAAGTAGGCAAGGCTTACGTAGACAGTCTTAGTGCTGAAGAAATTCGCGAATATCGTGGAACACTTAAAGAACCAGGAAAAGACAGCCCATATCGTAACCGGTCCATAGAAGAGAATCTTGAGCTTTTTGAAAAAATGAAGAACGGTGAGTTTGGCGATGGCGAACATGTTTTGAGAGCTAAAATTGACATGTCTTCTGCTAATGTAATTATGCGTGATCCTACCATTTATCGTATCAGAAAGGCTTCGCATCATAGGACTGGCGATGATTGGTGCATTTATCCTATGTATGATTTTACACATTGTATTTCTGATTCTCTTGAAAAAATTACTCACTCAATCTGTACATTGGAATTTGAAAACAATCGCGCTCTTTATGACTGGGTATTGGAAACTCTAGGTGTTTACCGCCCCCAGCAGCTTGAATTTGCAAGGCTTAATCTTGGCTATACTGTAATGAGTAAGCGCCGTCTTATTCAATTGGTTGAAGATGGGTATGTCTCAGGCTGGGATGATCCTAGAATGCCTACAATTTCTGGAATGAGAAGACGTGGCTATTCTCCTGCTTCTATCCGTAACTTTTGTGAACGTATTGGCGTTGCTAAGGCTGCTAATATGGTAGACTTTGCTCTACTTGAATTTTCTGTTCGTGAAGACCTTAATATGAATTCTCCCAGATATATGGGAGTTATTAATCCTTTGAAAGTTGTCATTGAAAATTATCCCGAAGGTCAAGTTGAGGAATTTGAATTCCAGAATAATCCTGAAGATCCTGAAGCAGGGACCCGCATGGTTCCTTTTTCCCGGACTATGTATATTGAACGTGACGATTTTATGGAAGATGCTCCTAAGAAATTCTTTAGGCTGTCAGTCGGTCGTGAAGTGCGCTTGAGATACGCATATTATGTGACTTGTACTGATGTTGTTAAAGATGATAACGGTGAAATTATTGAGCTTCGCTGTACTTATGATCCAGAGACTCGCGGTGGCTGGTCCAAAGACGGGCGAAAGGTTAAGGGAACTATTCACTGGATTTCAGTTGAGCATGCTGTAGAAACAGAAGTTCGGTTATATAACCATCTCTTTACGAAAGAGAATCCTATGGACAACAAGGACGGCTCTGATTTTAAAGACCATATCAATCCTGAGTCACTTGAAGTCCGTCCGAAATGTTATGTTGAGCCTGCTCTGGGGAATGTTGAACCTGGGTTCAGATGCCAGTTTGAAAGAATTGGTTATTTCTGTGCTGATCTAGATTCCACTCCAGAAAAACCGGTGTTTAACAGAACTGCAACGTTGCGGGATACATGGAAAAAAATTGAAAAGAAACAGGTGAAGTAG
- a CDS encoding chemotaxis protein CheX: MNVELAKPFIKATTDILSMMAMVTPTPGKPFVKKGNSATGDVTGVVGFTGNVNGSVSISFEKACAAQIVKNMLGGDIQDIIQDVKDAVGEITNMVSGQARAGLIEMGYKLSGSTPTVIMGDNHTIAHVTTGPVMAIPFKTDHGNFTIEFAFD; the protein is encoded by the coding sequence ATGAATGTAGAATTGGCTAAACCTTTCATCAAGGCTACCACTGACATACTCAGCATGATGGCCATGGTGACCCCAACTCCCGGAAAACCTTTTGTAAAAAAAGGCAACTCTGCCACAGGAGATGTAACAGGAGTTGTAGGATTCACAGGTAATGTTAATGGCAGTGTCTCTATATCTTTTGAGAAAGCATGTGCTGCTCAAATAGTTAAAAACATGCTTGGCGGAGATATTCAGGATATTATTCAAGATGTTAAAGATGCTGTGGGAGAAATCACCAATATGGTTTCAGGACAGGCTAGAGCAGGACTTATAGAAATGGGATACAAACTTTCCGGTTCGACTCCAACTGTTATAATGGGCGATAATCATACAATAGCACATGTGACAACAGGTCCTGTCATGGCTATCCCCTTCAAAACAGACCATGGCAACTTTACAATTGAATTTGCCTTTGATTAA